The nucleotide sequence TTGGAGAAGATCCAGGCGGGTCTAGATGATCTGAGAGACAGAGTCGCCGAACCAGAAGTGGCTAGAGTGAGCGGGAAGACGGATATACCTCTTCGCGTCCATATCGAGACGATAGATCGCGGCGTCGAGAGGCTGGAGCTTGCGAGGAACCGCATCCGAGCGTTGGAGAATGAGAGGATTGCGCAAGTCTTGGCGCGAAACCCGAAGAAGGATAAAATGATTGATTCTACATGAGCAACAAGTGAAGTCGCGTGGCATCGCACTTAAATGGTGGCCCGGTTGGATTGCGACAAATTTCCCCTGAACTGGACACAAAGGTCCGGTAAACAATGACGAGAAGAACCGCACGTGCGAAAACGACTACCTAGACAAGACCctgatttttttcttgtttcctcTGGAGTTCTGGAGCAGTGATGGGATGGATTATGATACAAAGAACAGAGACTATACTTGGGCTAAAAGCAAGCAGACCGTGGACGGTTCAGATGCTAGGATTATTTTTTGTGAGGATAAAGACGACTGGATATGAAATGAATTTGGAATTCCGAGGGCAGACTTGATCTAATAATACAAACCAAATGTTTATTTGGTACCATGCATTTGAGGTGTGAGTTGCGTGGCATGGTTTACCTGGTCACGGCTTATCCTGCTTGAAAGTTTTGGATGTGATGAAGGCAGTTGACATATGCAATGACCAGATAAAAAGGCCCGTTCTGCGCCTTATCTTTACCCGGTGTCCGATAGATTCTAACTAACCTTGGTAGCGTGAGCTTTCTCTTATCGGCGACTAATAACGTGGGGTGCCGCATCGATTTACGTACGCGATGGAACCGAGGTGGAGAAAACGGGAAAGAGTGGGAGAAGGGGAGTCTTTGAGGCTGTTAGGCGAACTTTGATCAGACATCCATCCAACCTCCCGGGCACTTTCTTTTTAGTCTACTTCGTAGTATTGCTGTGAATCCTTTGCGTTTTTGTACCCCAGACTCGTGGGCTTTTCGGTATCTCTTTGCTGTTATTCGCCGCATCCCGCCCAAAGATGCATCTGGTGCCAAGAGAGGTAAGCAGTAGTAACATTAACTTTTCTCCTGCCCACTTTTTGCCCCCATCGTCCCCTGAGCGATTCGTCCAtcgtgttttttttcgttggATGCGCGCACGCGTGGTACGCCTGCCGCGGACGCCACCTCGCAAACCACAGAGCCGCACATACTGTACAATGTCGCATACTCCACTAAACAAGCTCATCATAACTCGACCAACCCCGTGTTATGCTTTCAGTGACTACTATTATATCAACATGCTCACACTCAACAACAGCTTGACAAGCTCGTCATCACCCAGCTTGGCCACCTCGCGCAACGTCGCCTGGCGCGCGGCGTCAAATTGAACCACAGTGAAGCCACGGCGCTCATCACCTGCGTGCTGCAGGAGCTGATTCGCGATGGCGCCCACACCGTCTCTGACTTGATGTCGCTCGGAGCGACTATGCTGGGCCGTCGCCACGTCATGCCCAGCGTCTGCTCCACGCTGCATGAGATCCAGGTCGAGGGCACCTTTCCCTCTGGGACCTACCTCGTCACGGTGCACAACCCCATCGCCACCGACGACGGTGACTTGATGCGCGCGCTGTATGGGAGCTTCCTGCCCGTCCCGGACGCGGATCTGTTCTCTATGCCGGAGCTTGAGGACTATGAGCCCGAGAGACAGCCCGGCGCGGTAGTCGCGGTCAAGGGCGTTGTTGAGCTCAACAAGGGCCGGAGGAGACGGAGATTAAGGGTCGTCAGCAAGGGGGATAGGCCGGTGCAGGTGGGCAGCCACTACCACTTTGTTGAGGCGAATGCACAGCTCGAGTTTGACCGTGGCAAGGCTTATGGCTTCCGCCTTGACATCCCAGCCGGCACGTCGGTCCGTTTCGAGCCCGGCGATGCCAAGACGGTCACCATCGTCGAGATCGGAGGATCCAAGGCCATCCGCGGCGGGAACTGGCTTGCGAACGGTGATGTGGACTACTCGCGCGTGGAGGAGTTCATTCAAAGCTGTCAAAGTCAAGGATTCGCGCATGTCCCGGCGCCTGTCTGGGACGATGAGGACGTAAAGGGCTTCGTGCTTGAGAGGAACGCCTatgtaaccatgtttggcccCACCACCGGCGACAGAGTTCGCCTGGGAATGACGGACCTCTGGATTGAGGTGGAGCGTGACATGACGGTCTATGGAGACGAGTGTAAattcggcggcggcaagactCTGCGCGAAGGCATGGGTCAGGCGTCTGGGCGATCCGATGAAGAAACTCTGGATATGGTGGTCACAAACGCGCTCATTCTGGACTGGAGTGGAATTTACAAGGCCGACATTGGTATCAAGAATGGCATGATTGTGGCCATCGGCAAGGCTGGAAACCCCGATGTCATGGATGGCATCACTGAAGGCATGGTTGTTGGAAGCTGTACCGATGTTGTGGCTGGCGAGGGCAAGATCATCACAGCTGGTGGAATCGACACTCACATCCACTTCATATGTCCGCAACAAGCAGACGAGGCGCTGGCTGCTGGTGTCACGACTTTCCTGGGTGGTGGAACAGGCCCGAGGTCAGTTTGTCGCATCCACTCACTCAACCATATTACATTTAAAACCTGCAATGCTAACTTGATACCACACAGCGCTGGAACCAACGCAACGACCTGTACCCCCGGCAAACACTACACAAAACAGATGCTTCAGGCAGCTGATACGCTTCCTCTCAATATCGGAATAACAGGCAAGGGCAACGACAGCGGCCTGCCTGGCCTGCGGGACCAGGTCATTTCTGGGCAATGCGGCCTCAAGATCCACGAGGACTGGGGCTCAACACCAGCGGCTATCGACGCGTGTCTCTCGGTGTGCGAAGAGTTTGATGTCCAGTGCATGATTCACACTGACACGCTCAACGAGAGTGGTTTTGTTGAAGCCACCGTCGCAGCCTTCAAGGGACGGACAATCCACACGTACCACACCGAAGGAGCTGGCGGCGGCCACGCGCCCGACATTATCCGCGTAGTGGAGCATGACAATGTTCTCCCCAGTAGTACAAATCCGACCCGCCCGTTCACGCGGAACACGCTAGATGAGCACCTCGACATGCTGATGGTGTGCCACCATCTCTCTCGCGACATCCCCGAGGATGTGGCGTTTGCCGAGTCGCGCATCCGGGCCGAGACCATCGCGGCCGAGGACGTGCTCCACGATCTGGGCGCCATCAGCATGATGTCATCGGACAGCCAGGCCATGGGCCGCGTCGGCGAGGTCGTGCTGCGGACCTGGAACACGGCGCACAAGAACAAGGTGCAGAGGGGCCGGCTGCCTGAAGACGAAGCTAACGGCAACGACAACTGCAGGGCCAAGAGGTACGTCAGCAAGTACACCATCaacccggccctggcccagGGCATGTCGCACCTGATAGGCAGCGTCGAGGTCGGCAAGCTGGCGGACCTGGTGGTGTGGGATCCCGCGTGGTTCGGCACCAAGCCGAACCTGGTCATCAAGTCGGGCCTGATCGCCTGCGCCATGATGGGCGACCCCAACGCGAGCATCCCCACCATCCAGCCCATCGTCGCCAGGCCCATGTTTGCGCCCCGCGTGCCGCAGACCTCGGTCCTGTTCGTCTCGCAGGCCAGCGTGGACCAGGGCGTCGTGCAGACGTACGGGCTCCGGAAGCGCGTCGAGCCCGTCAAGGGCTGCAGGAGCGTCGGCAAGAAGGACATGAAGCACAACGCTGTCATGCCGCGGATGAGGGTGGACGCCGAGACGTACACAGTGGAGGCCGATGGGGTTGTTTGCACGGCCCTGCCCAGTGACGAGCTGCCTTTGACGCAGCAGTATTTTGTGTATTGAGTTGGGGTGGTAATTATCTCATTTGTATATATTTCACAACGGCATGAGAAATGAATAGCAGAGTACAAAACCCCCGCCTTTTTATTGTTGTTTTCACCGCATAATCGAACCGGCATGTGGCACAGATGCTACCCGAGAGTGGTCAAAAACTTGAGGATGTCTAGATAATCATTTAATGTGCCAACCACGCCTAGAGAATCTCTTTTTGCTTCGAGACCCTTCAAACCTCCCGTCATTGTCTCATACATTAAAAACAAAGACAGCAATAACCAGCAGAAACCCACCCTTGGACCCCTAGAACCCCCCGGGACCCCTTACTTATGTGTCATACTCTGCTTGCTTTCTTTAGTCTCACAGAGCAGAGATCCCGCAAAAAATAAGACATGAACCTCCCCAACTTGAAGAGggaataataataaaaacccgagcaaaaaaaaccagcAGGCCCTTATACACAGTCCCGTGTTGACAGGCTGGAATCCGCAtgcacccaaaaaaaaacaagaagaaaaaaatcagaaaaagCCAACGCTCCTCGAGTTATTCATTTCCGATACAAATCACAAAAGAGCAGGATCGATGGTCAGACCGCGAGCGTCAACCTAAGcgctcttgttcttctttgcCCGGCTCGACTTCTTGGCAGGCTCGGGGGCAGGGgtctcctcggccgccttgctCTGTCGCTTGCGCTTCTTAGGCTCGGGGGCTGGCGTGGCGACCTCCGATGCGGCGGCGCTCTTGCGCTTGCCCACTGCGCCCTTCTTGGTGCTCTTGGGGGTCTTGGCGGCGGGAGGGCTCGAGGGctgctcctcttcctcctccggctgctgctgctgctcctcctcctcctcgggctCTTGGGCGACCGGCTCGGCGACCTGGCCCTGGAGCTGCTGGGCAATGGCCTCCTGATCGTTACTGATGTCGGCCACGGCGGCATCCTTGCCGGTGGGCATGGGGATGTTGTTAATGTCGGCGTACGCAAGCGCGTCGTCGTCACTCATCTCCTTGGCGCCCTGGTTGCCGTTCTTGTACGAGTGCACACGGGCATTGTAAAGCCTCAGGTTGAACTGGTAAGCCTGATCCCATCCCTATTTGTTGCGTTGTGTCAGTAAGAGTTCCAGCAAAACGCGGGGGGTCAAGACTATTTTGTTGTCTACTTACAGCCTTCTCACGTGCAGACATGGTAGACCACCGTCTCTGACCCTCCTCCTGGACAGCACCCTTGGCCGCATCGGCTCCGAGGTCGTCGGCGATGAtggggcgggcggtctgcaTGTAAAGGAAGTAGGGAGTCAGAGGGCGCTTGGGAGCATTGGGGTCGTGCTGCCTCTTTTTACGCTCCTTCTTGACCTCCTCGCCTGGCCTGGGCACAGGGGCAGCCAGGACATTTGGCATGATGGGCAGTCCGACGTTGGCCAGGTCCATGCCCATGCCGTTCAGGGCGCTCAGGTCGCCGACATCCTCCATACCCTCGCCGAGGCCGATCAGAAGATTGGTCTGGCGAAGGTAGTCCTGAGTGAAGGTCCCAATGAGGTTGTGGATGCTCTTGAGCCTCGAGTAAACTGCATGAAACTGTTAGTATGCGGGAGCATGAGGTTCATGGCAGGGGGAGGAAAAATGAAAGTTTTTATTGTCGTGGGGTTTATATTGGTGATGGAAAACAAGCTTGTGTAAACGTGAGATGAAAGTTGAGAATAAAGGCCAAAATATGGGGATGGAATAAACAGCTGTCGGTGGCTGCTGGCGAATTGGGTGTCTCGTATCCGTACTACAGACGCGTTGGGGAAGACGTATATGCAGCTTGGATCAAATGCAATGACCAAAACAAGCAAGGCCAGGTTGTTGTTGATAGGGAAAAACTTACCAGAGTCCCGCACGCGAATGAAGCCCTCGACGTCAATCGGGCGCTGCGGAGCCATGGTGGCAGAGGTGCTTGCAGCTGCAATCGCGACCTCTTGCGCGGGGGCCACAGCGGCAACCTGCTTGTTCTTTGGGGGACGCGCCATTGATGCTGTTGTGAGGTTTTGGTGTTGAAAGGATTCTGTTGTGTCGGGTGGGTCAGGTTGGGGTTGAATTACGACCGTGCTGTGCCGTAGTTGAGGTCAATTGATGGTGATGCGAAGCTGCGGTTTAGCGGTTTTAGTGGTGATGGCGCTGAAGAAATGAAGTGCAAGAGATCAGGCCCGGGGATTGGGGCGGGTGCTTGGGGGGCTGGCGAGTTATCTGACAGACGCTGCCTGCCCAAATCACTAAAAAAATTTGTGAGCGGGTCAAATCAATCAGCCAATTTTTTTGGTTTCGCCCCTCAAAAGGCAGCGACGTCTGGCCCCCCTCCCACATGAATTTTGCTGCTGCCCGCCCCAAAACAGCCAAATCAAGCAAACCTGTGCTGTCTGCCCGGGGTACCAATCTTGAGTGACCTGCATACGTCGCCAACTAATTCTGGTATTTTATTCTACTGGGAATTTTTCCAACACTGGCGCTGGAGAGGGCTATAACCCACTTGTCTATTTAGGCCCGAACCACGATGAATTCATTTGTGCGGTCAAACCGGTGGATTTGAAGCTGGGAGCCGCCTAGCCAGGGCGCTGTCCTTTCCGGGACTGTTTAGGTGATACATGAACCAAGGCCAAATTTGAAGTTCTTTTTCAGAACCCGAGGCGATGGTGGGCGAGCTGCCTGGGCGGCGCTGGGGCATTGGTTGCGCGAAGGTAGCACAATCACTCGTCGCACATCCACCAAACCCCGCCAATCAAGCCTTGGGAACAGGGCTAGGGTGCTCCGCACTTCTCACTCCCACGCCCGAAATCAGCGCGACGAGACCAAAATTACCACAGCCACCACCTGCTCGAAACCCAATCCTGACCAGTCCAGTCGTTATGTGTCCTAATCAGCTGAATCCTGACTTGGAGTCGGGTCCTTGGGTACCTCAGGGTCTCCCGCTACCCAGGTCGCAAGCCAGCACCTCCAACCAAAGCTGATTAACGACTCGACGGGCTGAAGGCCTGCCTTTAGGCGACTCCATTCCATTACATTACTGAGTTCATTCATCCATGAAATTGATTGCGAGCAGGCGCTCAAAACCTTGACTACACCCACCCGCGTAAAAAAACGCTTGTCGCCAGCACTGCATTCCGCTAAGATGAACACATTTCCACCAGCTGTGCTTCAAAGTCAAGTAGGGTTAATTCTTCCAAGTAGCCCTCCGTTCACTGTCGTGGGTTTCATGAACTTGCTTGCATCTGCTTTTAAAACTCGGTCCGCGAGTATTACtaggcttcttcttctctatATCtcgtgtctctttttttctcttgagcaagcaagcaaatcGTACGGCCATTTTGTATTATGATTGTGACGGAGAGCCATCATGCAAAGGTTTTAGGCAAGACGCGACGCAAAAATGCAACGGCTGATGTAGCTTCACCCCCACTGCTCGCTACTGTATCCTGCTCATTTATGTGGTAGAGATTGAAACTCGGTCAATGTAGGCCAAAAAAATTGCCGAGCGATTCAGCGATTAGCACTACTTTGTACACGCATATGGCGCGTACTGTTCAATGAATTTTAGGGTTTAAAACCAAATGCGCGGGCTGACTCCAGCTGAGCTCTGGCGGCGCGACTTTCATCCTTGTCACGACGGCAGTGTCAACAAACAAGACAAGACTGGCGCGCAATAGAGCTCTACCTAGGTGCGCGCATGATCTGATTGGCCCCTACCCCACTGTTGTGACAGTGTCCCCACAGCAGGTCGAGACAGGTCGACCCCTCCCAGGTTCTCGGGCGGTTAACGACCCCGCCTGCCCTGAACGCTTGCTTGATTGAAGGGGTTGGTTGATCGGGATCTCTCCACTGTGTGATTGGAAGCTCCCCTTAAGGAATAAGGACAGCTAGCTCAGTATGGGTCGTCTTGGCAAATGCTTCCACGCTGGAGCTCTCTCTACCTTAGCCGGCATTTGCCCAGTCGTGGCCGGCTTGGCCATGATGCAAGTTGGGTCAAAGACGAGTGGGTATTCAAGAGCATTCGGACGTATCGAAAGTATTCATTATACACTTCAAGATGATTATAACAGCGAAGGCAGCAAGTGAGGAATCAAGCTTTCCTAGGTACATTCAATCGATGGGTAAATCATTTGATCAGCTTACAGTGGTAATCAAATTTGTTCCAGGATACACTGAAACAAGAGCCGCGATGCATTGACGGCGGCCTCCAATGACGCACTGTTAGTAACTGGAGCTGGACCCCTCCTCCCCAATGTGAGGTTGCCCTGAACTATGTCGAAAAAGTCACCATGGATTGGATGTCACCCAGCTCCCTAGGAAGAGCTCCCTGATACTCACTGATAGGGTGGTAAAAACCAGGGCAGCCAAAAATTGCCATGACCTTCCGTGGCTCAACAACTTGATTCTCTTTCCTCTACACATCAAATCGTCCGACACGACCAGAAACGTGTACATTGGCCAAGCTCCAGGTGCTTACTAGTCTCGTTGCTCATCAACGGCCTTGGAATTGTTTGTTGTTCGTTTGCGTGTTTGAGGATTTTTGAAGCAACTGTTCGCTTTGTTTGTTATCTTCACGACATTTTCAACCCCCGCTACGGCGTCTCTAGAGACCAACCCCTCCTCCCGACTAACAAACTGCATTGAGAAGTAAGTACCTCACCTTTTTCATCTCGAGCTGATGCTACGCATCCTGCTCCTTTCCGTTTTCCCCCTTCATCTGTATCTGGAATGGCTTTTCCCACAGGCCCGTTCTATTGCGGCTGATAGCTTCGCTGCCTCGGTTCTCGTCTTACCGGTTCTTCGAGTGTCGTCAAATTCATAGGTTAACTTGAATATTCAGGAAGCCGGGAGCTCCCAACTGCGACCTTCTGATCATTATCCCTCCAAGATGGCTTTCTTCAATCCATCTCATCTGATCATTAGTCtcatctttctctttttcttcgcaCGACCTGCCCTAGCCTTCGGTGCTGGTAACATTGCCAGTATCTCCTCAGTCGAAGGCCAAAACTGTGAGCAAACATATTCAACCCTCAAAAATCCCGGGCTTCTCGGGTTGTTGACATAGCTGCTACTTTACTCCAGGGCGTCACGGTGATATCGAGGATGCACTTCTCAAGATCGCTCTGGCCCGCGTAGCTGGTGGCAAGAACTTCGGGAAACTCGATGTCCTTCGTGTCTATTTCGGGAACTGGCTTCGTGATTACAGCCAGGCCATCGATGTTGGAACCGTCAAGAATGTTTCTGCCGAGGCCGTGAGGCTTCTTTTGTGCATCTTGGGTTTCCTCACTTTTGGCTACGGCTCCCGCGAGTTCGAGGTCACCGCCGACCGCTTGGGTTGCTACCGACCTGAGGATCGTAAGTTCAGTTGCTTCGTAAGGAAACTGGACGAACAGGCGCTAAAAGTCCACTTTTAGATATTGATAACCCAAAGAACTATGCCGACAATGCTGATGCTCGCCAGTACGATGAGAGACTGCGAGGCCCTGTAGACGAGGGCACTGAGCTTGCGGTTGATGAAGAGACCGGTCTCAAGAACTACATTGCCAACGAGAACGCTGGCATCATGACCAGCGCGCAACACGTCAGGAACCTCTTCACCCGTTGCATTGAGCTCGGACGGTCTTATGGAAGAAACCGAAACAAGAGCGACTTTTACGAAGCCCTCAGGCTGTTGGGTACTGGTCTTCATTGCTTGGAAGACTACTTCGCGCATAGCAACTACACGGAGCTTGCTCTGATCGAGATGGGAGAGCGTGATGTATTTCCTCATGTTGGCCGCGATACCATGATGCGGATCCCAGGTGCACGCCATGAAGTCTACCCTGTTGTCACTGGAACTTTCGGTGGCGTAGACTTTCTTCACTCCGTGACTGGAGAAGGTATGAATGCTTTGACGCCCTTTTTGATCACGGACTGTTAACTATTTTGCCAGTATCGGACAAGTTGACCCAAAACGAACTCCAGCAGCTGGAGAACACGCTGGAGAACGAGAAGAGGAACGATACTAGCAAGCTTCGAGACCTCTTGGACAAGATCCCAGATGGCCTGATTGGCGGCGACAAGAAGTCGAAGCTGAACGAAATTGAAGAAAACAACAATGCAGCGCAGATGGATCAGATATCCGTCTCGCCTAGGGAGCCGGAGGAGTTCACCCGCCAGATTCAGCAAGTTTTTGGACAGATAATGCCTGTCATTG is from Pyricularia oryzae 70-15 chromosome 2, whole genome shotgun sequence and encodes:
- a CDS encoding urease gives rise to the protein MHLVPRELDKLVITQLGHLAQRRLARGVKLNHSEATALITCVLQELIRDGAHTVSDLMSLGATMLGRRHVMPSVCSTLHEIQVEGTFPSGTYLVTVHNPIATDDGDLMRALYGSFLPVPDADLFSMPELEDYEPERQPGAVVAVKGVVELNKGRRRRRLRVVSKGDRPVQVGSHYHFVEANAQLEFDRGKAYGFRLDIPAGTSVRFEPGDAKTVTIVEIGGSKAIRGGNWLANGDVDYSRVEEFIQSCQSQGFAHVPAPVWDDEDVKGFVLERNAYVTMFGPTTGDRVRLGMTDLWIEVERDMTVYGDECKFGGGKTLREGMGQASGRSDEETLDMVVTNALILDWSGIYKADIGIKNGMIVAIGKAGNPDVMDGITEGMVVGSCTDVVAGEGKIITAGGIDTHIHFICPQQADEALAAGVTTFLGGGTGPSAGTNATTCTPGKHYTKQMLQAADTLPLNIGITGKGNDSGLPGLRDQVISGQCGLKIHEDWGSTPAAIDACLSVCEEFDVQCMIHTDTLNESGFVEATVAAFKGRTIHTYHTEGAGGGHAPDIIRVVEHDNVLPSSTNPTRPFTRNTLDEHLDMLMVCHHLSRDIPEDVAFAESRIRAETIAAEDVLHDLGAISMMSSDSQAMGRVGEVVLRTWNTAHKNKVQRGRLPEDEANGNDNCRAKRYVSKYTINPALAQGMSHLIGSVEVGKLADLVVWDPAWFGTKPNLVIKSGLIACAMMGDPNASIPTIQPIVARPMFAPRVPQTSVLFVSQASVDQGVVQTYGLRKRVEPVKGCRSVGKKDMKHNAVMPRMRVDAETYTVEADGVVCTALPSDELPLTQQYFVY
- a CDS encoding high mobility group protein, which translates into the protein MARPPKNKQVAAVAPAQEVAIAAASTSATMAPQRPIDVEGFIRVRDSVYSRLKSIHNLIGTFTQDYLRQTNLLIGLGEGMEDVGDLSALNGMGMDLANVGLPIMPNVLAAPVPRPGEEVKKERKKRQHDPNAPKRPLTPYFLYMQTARPIIADDLGADAAKGAVQEEGQRRWSTMSAREKAGWDQAYQFNLRLYNARVHSYKNGNQGAKEMSDDDALAYADINNIPMPTGKDAAVADISNDQEAIAQQLQGQVAEPVAQEPEEEEEQQQQPEEEEEQPSSPPAAKTPKSTKKGAVGKRKSAAASEVATPAPEPKKRKRQSKAAEETPAPEPAKKSSRAKKNKSA